A window from Vigna angularis cultivar LongXiaoDou No.4 chromosome 7, ASM1680809v1, whole genome shotgun sequence encodes these proteins:
- the LOC108336178 gene encoding PHD finger protein ALFIN-LIKE 4 codes for MDAGYNPRTVEEVFRDFKGRRAALIKALTTDVEEFYQQCDPEKENLCLYGFPSEQWEVNLPAEEVPPELPEPALGINFARDGMQDKDWLSLVAVHSDAWLLAVAFYFGARFGFDKADRKRLFNMINDLPTIFEVVTGMAKKQGKEKSSVSNHSSNKSKSNSKRGSESKNTKAMQSKDEDDEGVALEADDEEEHEETFCGACGESYTSDEFWICCDICEKWFHGKCVKITPARAEHIKQYKCPSCSNKRARP; via the exons ATGGACGCAGGATACAATCCTCGTACGGTCGAAGAGGTCTTTAGGGATTTCAAAGGTCGCAGAGCTGCTCTGATTAAAGCTCTCACCACTG ATGTTGAAGAGTTCTACCAGCAGTGTGATCCCG AGAAGGAAAATCTTTGCCTTTATGGATTTCCAAGTGAGCAGTGGGAAGTCAATCTGCCAGCTGAGGAGGTGCCTCCAGAGCTTCCAGAGCCAGCATTAGGTATTAACTTTGCCAGAGATGGGATGCAGGATAAGGACTGGCTGTCTTTGGTTGCTGTACACAGTGATGCTTGGTTACTTGCTGTGGCTTTTTATTTTGGTGCTAGGTTTGGGTTTGACAAGGCTGATAG GAAGCGACTATTTAACATGATTAATGATCTTCCAACTATATTTGAGGTTGTTACTGGGATGGCCAAGAAACAAGGAAAGGAAAAGTCATCAGTTTCAAATCATAGCAGTAACAAGTCAAAATCAAACTCTAAG CGAGGTTCTGAATCAAAGAACACAAAAGCAATGCAATCAAAGGACGAGGATGATGAGGGTGTGGCTTTGGAAgctgatgatgaagaggagcatGAAGAGACTTTCTGTGGGGCATGTGGAGAGAGCTACACTTCTGATGAGTTCTGGATTTGCTGTGACATCTGTGAGAAATGGTTCCATGGCAAGTGCGTGAAGATTACACCTGCAAGAGCTGAGCACATCAAGCAGTACAAATGTCCATCCTGCAGCAACAAGAGAGCTAGACCTTGA